The Cryptococcus depauperatus CBS 7841 chromosome 7, complete sequence genome window below encodes:
- a CDS encoding YbgI/family dinuclear metal center protein, which yields MGAVSQVTPMSLIKRVWERIAPLQLAEQSWDNVGPIMEAPYPNLNHRQILLTIDLTPAVCAEALALPSLSMVISYHPPIFRGLKFLTMSDPLQASLLRLTARGISVFSPHTSLDATPNGINAWMVKPFVPLSTFDRPISLSPNPPESFDGAGMGRYVELQKPLDLLQAVRIIKEHLGLSYVQLAEPTSSRPIKSLAVCAGSGGSVFKGTNADLLITGEMSHHEVLAYANSGIAVILTNHTNNERPYLSQVLRARLQEELDKEVDDQNPLKSEKWEVLVSKADVDPLRIV from the exons ATGGGAGCAGTCTCACAAGTAACTCCAATGAGTCTCATAAAAAGAGTCTGGGAACGTATCGCCCCTCTGCAGTTGGCTGAACAGAGTTGGGACAAT GTTGGCCCAATAATGG AGGCGCCATATCCCAATCTGAATCACCGTCAGATTCTGTTGACTATCGA TTTGACACCTGCAGTATGCGCTGAAGCTTTGGCATTGCCTTCACTATCGATGGTTATCTCCTACCATCCTCCGATCTTTCGAGGGCTCAAATTTTTGACCATGTCCGATCCTTTACAAGCTTCCTTGTTGAGGCTAACTGCAAGAGGAATCTCGGTCTTTTCGCCCCATACAAGTCTCGATGCCACGCCCAATGGCATCAACGCATG GATGGTTAAGCCATTTGTTCCACTCTCTACCTTTGATCGtcccatctctctttctcccaATCCTCCGGAGTCGTTCGATGGAGCAGGTATGGGCCGTTATGTTGAACTCCAGAAACCTCTCGATCTTCTTCAGGCTGTAAGAATAATCAAAGAACATCTCGGGCTTTCATACGTGCAGCTAGCTGAGCCTACATCAAGCAGACCGATAAAAAGTCTTGCGGTGTGTGCGGGCTCAGGTGGGAGTGTCTTCAAAGGCACAAACGCTGATTTATTAATTACGGGAGAAATGTCCCAT CATGAAGTCCTCGCCTACGCCAACTCTGGCATAGCAGTAATTCTCACTAATCACACTAATAATGAGCGCCCATACTTGTCTCAAGTTCTTCGAGCTCGACTTCAAGAGGAACTGGACAAGGAAGTTGATGACCAAAATCCTTTGAAGTCTGAAAAATGGGAGGTGCTAGTGAGCAAAGCTGATGTGGATCCGTTGCGCATTGTGTAG